A genomic stretch from Clavelina lepadiformis chromosome 5, kaClaLepa1.1, whole genome shotgun sequence includes:
- the LOC143458780 gene encoding protein PBDC1-like, which produces MSADSYQNDQNLEVAWAFKAYEHAEIHYSIITSVDATFLHLSEHDDEIYKTFRESFPEFDVNIIHVEDLKSDSSKKKWRTFCNKFDGFQNFNYGSLLRLDPMLDYSDENTTFATRIQFLAIEIARNREGLTRKLYQKTLQTRKTNIFNVDDKGVEKVTDSAKDIPVS; this is translated from the exons atgagTGCTGATTCTTACCAAAACGAT CAAAATTTGGAGGTAGCCTGGGCTTTTAAAGCATATGAACATGCAGAAATACATTACAGT ATAATAACTTCAGTTGATGCCACTTTTCTTCATTTATCTGAACATGATgatgaaatttataaaacatttcgTGAAAGCTTTCCCGAGTTTGATGTCAACATTATTCATGTAGAAGACCTCAAAAGTGATAGCTCAAAGAAG AAATGGCGTAccttttgcaataaatttgatGGGTTTCAGAACTTTAACTACGGGTCATTGTTACGACTTGATCCTATGTTGGACTATAGTGATGAAAACACCACTTTCG CAACGAGGATACAATTTTTAGCTATTGAAATTGCAAGAAATCGTGAAGGGTTAACTCGGAAACTTTACCAGAAAACGttgcaaacaagaaaaacgaACATTTTCAATGTTGATGACAAAGGAGTTGAAAAAGTGACTGATTCAGCTAAAGACATACCAGTCAGCTGA
- the LOC143458776 gene encoding histone-binding protein RBBP4 — protein sequence MTAIMGEKEGAYDDAVEERVINEEYKIWKKNTPFLYDLVMTHALEWPSLTCQWLPEVTKPDGKDYTVHRLILGTHTSDEQNHLIIASVQLPTDDAQFDASHYDSDRGEFGGFGSVSGKIEIEIKINHEGEVNRARFMPQNPYIIGTKTPSSDVLVFDYTKHPSKPDPSGECNPDLRLRGHQKEGYGLSWNPNLSGHLLSASDDHTICLWDVGGAPREGRILDALKIYTGHTAVVEDVSWHLLHESLFGSVADDQKLMIWDTRSNATTKPSHVVDAHTAEVNCLSFNPYSEYILATGSADKTVALWDLRNLKLKLHSFESHKDEIFQVQWSPHNETILASSGTDRRLNVWDLSKIGEEQSAEDAEDGPPELLFVHGGHTAKISDFSWNPNEPWVACSVSEDNIMQVWQMAENIYNDEEPDATCSSTPTADLEQSAT from the exons ATGACTGCTATCATGGGAGAAAAGGAGGGAGCTTATGATGACGCTGTTGAAGAGCGTGTTATAAATGAAGAATACAAAATATGGAAGAAGAACACTCCTTTTCTCTATGACTTGGTCATGACTCATGCTCTTGAATGGCCGAGTTTAACATGTCAGTGGCTTCCTGAAGTCACCAAGCCAGATGGCAAAGACTATACCGTTCATCGCCTGATATTGGGAACGCACACATCGGATGaacaaaatcatttaattATCGCCAGTGTGCAGCTTCCTACAGATGATGCTCAATTTGATGCTTCTCATTATGACAGTGACAGAGGAGAGTTTGGAGGATTTGGCTCTGTCAgtggaaaaattgaaattgagaTCAAGATTAATCATGAAGGAGAGGTTAACAGGGCGCGCTTCATGCCCCAAAATCCTTATATTATTGGGACCAAAACTCCCTCCAGTGATGTTTTGGTGTTTGACTACACTAAGCACCCAAGTAAACCTGATCCAAGTGGCGAGTGTAACCCAGACCTTCGTCTACGTGGTCATCAAAAAGAAGG TTATGGCCTTTCTTGGAACCCAAACCTCAGTGGTCATCTTCTGAGTGCTTCTGATGATCATACCATATGTCTCTGGGACGTTGGAGGCGCACCTAGGGAAGGAAGGATCCTGGATGCATTGAAAATATACACTGGTCATACTGCAGTTGTGGAGGATGTTTCCTGGCATCTTTTGCATGAAAGTCTCTTTGGCTCCGTTGCTGATGATCAGAAATTGATGATATGGGATACACGCTCAAATGCAACAACCAAGCCCAGCCATGTAGTCGATGCCCATACTGCTGAAGTTAATTGCCTTTCATTTAATCCGTACAGTGAATATATCTTAGCAACTGGTTCAGCTGACAAGACAGTGGCGCTTTGGGATCTTCGTAATCTAAAATTGAAGCTCCATTCATTTGAATCACACAAAGATGAAATTTTTCAG GTCCAGTGGTCACCCCATAATGAAACCATTCTTGCTTCTAGTGGAACTGATCGCAGACTGAATGTCTGGGATTTAAGTAAGATAGGAGAAGAACAGAGTGCCGAAGATGCAGAAGATGGACCTCCTGAGTTACTCTTTGTACACGGAGGACACACTGCAAAGATATCAGACTTTTCTTGGAATCCAAATGAGCCGTGGGTAGCCTGTTCCGTTTCTGAAGACAACATCATGCAGGTGTGGCAGATGGcagaaaatatatataatgaTGAGGAGCCTGATGCCACTTGCTCTTCTACTCCAACTGCAGATCTCGAACAGAGTGCAACATAA
- the LOC143458781 gene encoding mediator of RNA polymerase II transcription subunit 21-like yields MSDRLTQLQDAVNQLAEHFCNSIGVLQQNAPSGSFSTLEKPAHKEAAASDESIQLFCQLIVRTAKDIDFLVDALPSEQSTHESQIANLQKLEEENQDAAKNLKLYVEHAEKQLASIQHALLDVANAQLAARQIEANLVCGVTPTTSLPNSETITGDFSDIPQR; encoded by the coding sequence ATGTCAGATCGCCTTACCCAGCTGCAAGATGCTGTGAATCAGTTGGCCGAACATTTTTGCAACAGCATAGGAGTTTTGCAACAGAATGCTCCATCTGGCTCTTTCTCAACCCTTGAAAAGCCTGCCCATAAAGAAGCTGCTGCTAGTGATGAAAGTATTCAGCTATTTTGTCAGTTGATTGTGCGCACTGCAAAAGACATTGACTTTTTGGTAGATGCCTTGCCTAGTGAACAAAGTACACATGAGTCACAGATTGCAAACCTGCAGAAACTTGAAGAGGAAAATCAAGATGCTGCAAAAAACTTGAAACTCTACGTTGAACATGCTGAAAAGCAGTTAGCTTCAATTCAGCACGCTCTACTTGACGTTGCTAATGCTCAACTTGCAGCTCGCCAAATTGAGGCAAATTTAGTTTGTGGAGTAACACCAACCACATCTTTGCCAAACAGTGAAACTATTACTGGGGATTTCTCAGACATACCGCAACGATAG
- the LOC143460068 gene encoding protein arginine N-methyltransferase 9-like — translation MESAVEKYLVEARQNQFHRNYGKAYAFYLLVLKLCPHYKGFVSEDFIAVWREWSTQLQQLGRMEDLFILYQQGCEVFVENDMLHYNMGCSLLKLSMKVEAAGMFRKALCANGQNLCAMEKLECASRRLIDGWHFAMLNDKKRNLCFSSAIKNSIKDTDCVLDIGSGTGILSMLAVKHSKAKIHSCEMLKIMQVIGSECISLNEMENKITSFSCDSNKLAIKHKPSSEDPIGYLDKQVSLVITETVDAGLFGEGIIDILRHAWEHLLCSKDQGGRVLPSRATLYCALVECEYIYKKHTVIPAHSFPGVIITSRVGEKEVNTSGKTGHGNGVFDMYGQLLHTSELEPYTSEKVKLIPHKVVTSVKKVMDVDFNDAMFLETMANGGYGHVFVDHDVIGEGFADAVVLWFDLEVASPQIMKCNNNLDEHVTQINTCISSDYCWEQAVFPIRCCKTHIRSNLDGSGCNNTVLERLCVETCDVINLDFKVFSDCLSLASVTDSAGISYPQNLSKLLQPDFASSSLHITAHEQLVERMNDVRFTNTYFQAVLRQFNSSNSCNILDISNGFDLLSIKLAKLLKVKIHKYCQTPAIQRAYCRLSQHCNQHLMLYNKIPSHTQTSFDIIVSEVIEPSGLISPDAIKNMFEAQMSLSHNGVMVPRKVSLVAQCISSEELLSKCMVLSDENTLGFKIADIINDYRISTHSDLDLSHFSFKQLTLPEVTLEYCFDALPNTLTDAVLQQKSLVLKTIQSGIVHAILFWFKINVYNDEIIDTSKANHWKQAAYIFPKNKQLLVTSGEEIVLKSLCQNDLVSFSISTYGK, via the coding sequence ATGGAAAGTGCTGTGGAAAAGTATCTGGTTGAAGCAAGGCAAAATCAGTTTCATCGAAATTATGGAAAAGCTTACGCATTTTATTTGCTTGTCTTGAAACTATGCCCACATTACAAAGGATTTGTTTCGGAGGATTTTATTGCTGTGTGGAGGGAATGGAGCACACAGCTCCAGCAGCTGGGAAGAATGGAGGatctttttattctttatcAACAGGGATGTGAGGTGTTTGTGGAAAATGACATGCTTCATTATAACATGGGCTGTTCACTCCTGAAGTTGAGCATGAAGGTGGAAGCTGCTGGAATGTTTCGTAAAGCTTTGTGTGCGAATGGACAAAACTTATGTGCCATGGAGAAGCTAGAATGTGCAAGCCGAAGATTAATAGATGGATGGCACTTTGCTATGCTTAACGACAAGAAAAGAAATCTTTGTTTTAGCTCTGCAATCAAAAATAGCATTAAGGACACAGACTGTGTTTTGGACATTGGATCAGGTACCGGTATTTTAAGTATGTTGGCGGTGAAACATTCAAAGGCTAAAATTCATTCCTgtgaaatgttgaaaatcaTGCAAGTTATTGGTTCAGAATGTATTAGTTTAAATGAAATGGAGAATAAAATCACTTCTTTTTCCTgtgactccaataaacttgcTATAAAGCATAAACCATCAAGTGAAGATCCGATTGGTTATCTGGACAAACAGGTATCTCTGGTAATAACAGAAACTGTAGATGCGGGATTGTTTGGTGAAGGTATTATTGACATATTACGTCATGCTTGGGAACATTTGCTGTGTTCCAAAGACCAAGGCGGTCGCGTTTTGCCTAGTAGAGCTACTTTGTACTGTGCACTGGTAGAATGTGAATACATTTACAAGAAACATACAGTGATACCTGCGCATAGTTTTCCTGGTGTCATTATAACCAGCCGTGTTGGCGAGAAGGAAGTAAATACATCAGGCAAAACTGGACATGGCAATGGTGTATTTGACATGTATGGCCAACTTTTGCACACATCTGAATTGGAACCATACACTTCAGAAAAAGTGAAACTTATCCCCCACAAGGTTGTTACAAGTGTAAAAAAGGTAATGGATGTTGATTTCAACGATGCTATGTTTCTTGAAACGATGGCAAATGGTGGTTACGGACATGTTTTTGTTGATCATGATGTTATTGGGGAAGGATTTGCAGATGCAGTTGTGCTGTGGTTTGATTTGGAAGTGGCCTCCCCCCAAATCATGAAATGTAATAACAACCTTGATGAACATGTTACTCAGATAAACACCTGTATTTCCAGCGATTATTGCTGGGAGCAAGCAGTATTTCCTATTCGATGCTGCAAAACTCATATTAGAAGCAACCTTGACGGTTCAGGTTGTAACAATACAGTGCTTGAGAGACTTTGTGTAGAAACTTGTGATGTTATTAATTTAGACTTTAAAGTTTTCAGTGACTGCCTATCATTGGCCAGTGTTACTGACAGTGCTGGTATTAGTTATCCTCAAAATCTTTCAAAACTGCTTCAACCTGATTTCGCATCATCAAGTTTACATATTACTGCTCATGAACAACTTGTGGAAAGAATGAATGACGTAAGATTTACAAACACATACTTTCAGGCTGTGCTACGACAATTCAATTCGTCAAATTCTTGCAATATACTTGACATTTCAAACGGATTTGACCTCCTTTCCATTAAACTGGCTAAACtcttaaaagttaaaattcacAAGTACTGTCAAACCCCTGCTATTCAAAGGGCCTATTGCAGATTATCGCAACATTGCAACCAGCATCTTATGCTGTACAACAAAATACCTTCACATACACAAACTTCATTTGATATTATTGTGTCTGAAGTGATTGAACCCAGTGGTTTGATTTCACCAGATgccataaaaaacatgtttgaaGCACAGATGTCGTTGTCACATAATGGTGTCATGGTACcaagaaaagtttctctgGTAGCTCAATGCATTTCTTCAGAAGAATTGTTGTCCAAGTGTATGGTTTTATCAGATGAGAATACCCTGGGATTCAAAATAGCTGACATAATAAATGACTATCGTATTTCTACTCATAGTGACTTGGACTTGTCCCATTTTTCCTTCAAGCAACTAACTTTGCCGGAAGTGACATTGGAGTATTGTTTTGATGCTTTGCCCAACACCTTAACTGATGCTGTTCTTCAGCAGAAGTCCTTGGTATTAAAGACTATTCAGTCAGGCATTGTACATGctattttattttggtttaaaattaatgtataCAACGATGAAATCATTGATACGAGCAAAGCCAATCATTGGAAGCAAGCTGCTTATATATTCCCAAAAAATAAGCAACTTTTAGTAACATCTGGTGaagaaatagttttgaaaagtttatgTCAAAATGATTTGGTTTCATTTAGTATTTCCACTTATGGCAAATAG